The Gemella haemolysans ATCC 10379 genome contains the following window.
AAAATTCTAGGATATACTGAAAATATGCGAGAATGGATGCAGACTGCTGATGTGCTTATAACTAAGGCAGGAGGAGTAACTATTTCTGAAGCATTAGCAAGTAATATTCCACTGATTCTTTTTAATCCTGTTCCCGGACAAGAGATGGAAAATGCTGTCTACTTTAGGAAAAATGGAATGGCAAAAATCGCTAAAAATTTAGAAGAAGTACTAGATTGTTTAGAAGAACTATTTTTTGAAGATAATATTAAGAAGATTAAATACAATATGATAAAAAATTATTTACCGCATGCAAGTTATAATATTTGCAAAGATATTATGGGGATCTTAGAATTGAATAAAGTATAATATTAATTAACTTTATATGTGTTCTGAGTAAGGGTGACTCGATAAAATCGATTTTTCTGAAATCAAGATTTTTGAGTTACTCTTTTTTATTTTATCAAAATAATATCTTTAATATATAAGATAAAGTTGTAACTTTGTATACCAGTTGAGTAAAGTTAAGTGTGATTTTTACTGATTTGTTGCTGTGTTCAACTCTTATCTTATCTTTTTCTCTTTCTATTGTTATGGTATAATAGAATATAGAGTGAGTTGTTAGAAAGCATTTAAGGACTAATACAACGGTTAAGAAGTAAGAAATAAAAATTAAAATAAAACATTTAGGAGATAAGAGTGAGAGTAGTTTTACTTTGTAGGTATGATGGTAGTAATTACCATGGATTTCAAATACAACCAAATAATAATACAATTCAAGAAGAAATTGAGAAAAGTTTAAAGAAAATTAATAAAAAAGATGTACGACTTTATATGAGTGGAAGAACGGATAGTGGGGTTCATGCTTATGGTCAGGTATTGCATTTTGACACGGATTTGAATATTCCAGATGAAGCATGGGTTAAGGCGCTTAATGCTACTATTCCGAAAGATATTAGGATAGTGGGGGCGACGTCAGCTTCGGAAGATTTTCATGTTAGGTATAATAGTACACAAAAAACATATTATTATAAACTTCATATTGGAAGAGAAGTGGATCCATTCTTACTAAATTATGTGGGTAAACATAGTTTTGATTTTAATTTCGAAAAAGCTCAAGAAGCTTTGCAATATTTTATAGGAGAACATGATTTTTCATCATTTTGTTCGAAAAATTCTAGTGTTGAGGATAAGGTTAGAACGATATATAGTTTAACTATGGAGAAAGATTTGATTAATCCTAATATTGTAAACTTTGAAATTACTGGGAATGGTTTCTTATATAATATGGTTAGAATAATTATCGGAACTATACAAAATGTCGCTGCAGGTAAATATGAAGCGAATTATGTTAAAGAAATATTAGAAAAAAAGGAACGACAATTCGCAGGACCGAAAGCTGATGCAGCAGGATTGTATCTTAAAGAAGTGCTTTATGATGATGATAAAATAAATAAATTTATAAATAATAGTTTAAAAGCTTATTGTAATAAATAATAGATTGGAGTGATTCAAAAATCGTGATTTTGTAGAAATCGATTTTTTAGAGTCATCCCCATACAGTTTATGAATTCTCATATAAACTTTGTTAAAATTTAGGACTTTTGAATCATCCCCATTTAGTTTGAGAAAAATCGGGATATTTGGTATAATAAAAAGATATTCTGTAGAAAATTAGGTAATAAAATGATAAAATTTGAAGATGTTTTTTTTCAATATTCTAGTTCTAAAAAGACTGCATTATCAAATATAAATTTAGAAATAAAAGAAGGGCGTTGGCTTAGTGTTTTAGGAAAAAACGGTAGCGGAAAGTCAACGCTTATGAAGTTGATTTATGGGCAGAATTTAGCAACTTCTGGGAAAGTAACTTTTAATAATAAAGAATACAATAAAGAACTTTATGATGATATAAAAAATAAAATAGCTATTGTTTTTCAAAATCCTGATAATCAATTCGTAGGATCTACCGTAGAGGAAGATATAGCATTTGGACTTGAGAATAGAAATGTTCCTCAAGAAAAGATGGATGAGATAATAGATAGAGTATTAGAAATTGTTGATATGACGGATTATAGAAAATATGAGCCCTCATCATTATCAGGTGGGCAAAAACAAAGAGTGGCAATAGCATCTTCGCTAGCTTTAGATCCGGAGATTTTAATATTGGATGAGGCTACGAGTATGCTTGATCCTAAAGCTAAAAAGTCTATTTTAGAGTATATAAAAAAAATAAATAAAGAAAAAGGAATAACTATAATCTCTATCACTCACGATGCAGAAGAGAGTGTTTATTCAGATGATATTGTCATATTAGAAAGCGGAGAAATAGTTTATCAAGGGAATTATACAACGCTATATGCTGATACTGAGATTTTAGAAAAATATAGCTTAGAGGTTCCTTTTGTAGAAAGAATAAAAAAAGACTTAAACAATTACCTGAATCAAGAAATATTTGAAATAGAAGAAGACGAGGGGAGTGTAGTAAGGAAAATATGCAAATTAGTTTAAAAAGTGTGAACTATACTTATAATTATAAGACCCCATATGCTAGAGAAGTCTTAAAAGATATAAACTTAGAGATAGATGAAGGAAGTTATACGGTAATAGTAGGTAAGACAGGTAGCGGAAAGTCTACCCTTATAGAGCATATTAATGGCTTATTATTACCTACAAAAGGAGAAGTAGCAGTAGATAATATATTGATTACTAATCCACAGAGTAAAAAAGAAAGAAGAGAATTGGCTAAAAAACTGAAAATATTAAGACAAGATGTTGCGGTGTTATTCCAGTTTTCTGAACAGCAGTTATTTGAAACAAGCGTATTAAAAGATATTATCTTTGCACCCTTAAATTACGGAGTAGCAGAAGAGAAAGCTATCTTAAAAGCAAAAGAATTAATAAAATTAGTAGGACTTGACGAAAGTTACTTGGATAAATCACCTTTTGAATTGTCAGGAGGAGAGATGAGGAAAGTTGCCTTATGTGGTGTACTTGCCTTAGAACCTAAAGTACTAATATTAGACGAACCTACAGTAGCTCTAGATTATCAGAGTCGTGAGGAAATCATGGCTATGGTGAAAAGACTTAAAGAAGAGTTTAATATGACGATAGTACTTGTAACTCATAATATGGATTATGTATTGGAATATGCGGATAAAGTTTTCGTCTTGAAAAATGGAGAAATTAGTTTTGAAGGAAAGGTAGAAGACCTTTTCTTGAATGAACAAGTACTCAAGGAGAATTCATTAGAATTACCAGAAGTATTGAAGTTTTACAAAAAATTAGAAGCAAATAATATAGTATTGGATGTATTTCCTAGGAAATATGAAGAATTAATTAATGCTTTAAAAAATAAGATAGGAAGTAGTAGAAATGAATAATTCGTTAATAAGTAAGTATATTCCATTAAATACTATTATTCATAATCTTGATCCGCGAGTTAAAATATTTTTTGTGATTTGGTACTTAGTAGATGTCTTTATTGCATATAATGTGTTAGAATTTTTTATCTTAATATTAATGCTACTAGTAATTGTTATATTATCAAAAACAAGTCCAGCATTTTTAATTAATAGTGTAAAAGCTATTAGTATACTAATTTTATTTACTTCATTAATTCATCTTGTTTTTAATAAAAAAGGTAGCGTGTTGTATGAAGTATTAGGTTGGAAGATTTATAGCGGTGCACTTTTAGGAATTGCATTGATTACAGTCAGGTTTATTCTGGTTGTTGCGATTATGGTTGTCTTTATGGCTACTACTTCACCAACAGAAATAACGAGTGCTATAGAAAAGAGTCTTGGATTTCTACAGAAGGTAGGGGTGCCAATCTCAACTTTTGCGCTAGTATTATCTATATCACTTAGATTTATTCCGACTATATTAGAAGAAACTAATAGAATAATAAATGCACAGGTTTCACGTGGTTCAGATTTTAATGAAGGAAGCCTAGCGCAGAAAGTAAGGAAGTTTATTCCTATACTGATACCATTATTTATAGCTACTTTGAAAAGGGCTGATGAGCTTGCTACTGCAATGGAAGTAAGAGGCTATTCTACTACCGGTATAAGAAGTAAGTATAAAGTACTAAAATATAATAAACTAGATTATTTAAGTTATATATTAATAATAGTTATTACAATATTTATAATGTTAGTGTAGTATGAAATTTTAGAAAGGAGATAGGATGGAAACTGAAATAATTAATATTTCGAAAAGTGAAAGTAAAGAAGAAATATACAGTAAGTTAACTGAGTATTACAAAAGAGGAAAGCTTGTAGCTATTCCAACAGAAACTGTTTATGGCTTAAGTGCTAATGCTATGGATGATGAAGCGGTGAGTAAGATATATGAGGCAAAAGGTCGTCCTAGTGATAATCCACTAATCGTTCATTTTTATGAAATGAGTCAGCTAGATGAGATTGTTGATTATAGTGATGAAAATGTTAAGAAACTTATAGATAAGTTCTGGCCAGGTCCAATGACTTTAATTTTAAATGTTAAAGAAAATAACGGTATTTCTAAAAAGGTTACGGCTGGTTTAAACACTCTTGCTGTTAGAATGCCATCTAATGTTACCGCTCGAGGAATATTAAAGGAAACTGAAATTTTATTAGCAGCACCAAGTGCTAATACAAGTGGAAAGCCATCTCCGACAAAATTTGAACATGTGTATCATGATTTGAATGGGAAAATAGATGTAATAATCGAAGATGAACAATCGGATATCGGTTTAGAAAGTACGGTTATTGATTGTACAAGATATCCACTTGTTATTGCACGCCCTGGGGATATTACTAAAGAAGACATTGAGTCTGTATTAGGAGAAGGTAGTGTGAAGTATAATGAAGAAGTACTTACACAGAATGTCGCACCTATATCGCCAGGAATGAAATATAGACATTATTCTCCTGAAGCGGAATTAGTATTGTTTAATGATTCATTTGAAAATTTAATAAATATTTTAAAAGATAAAAATCAAAAAACCGGTTTCATTACATATAAAGAAATGGAATCTAGAGTTGATGATTTAAATGTTTCTATAAAATATTTAGCAGAGAATGAGAAAAGTGTTGAACAATCTAATAAAAATTTATATAATATTCTAAGGGAGTTTGATGAAGAAAAGGTAGAGGAAATTTTTATACTACCAATCGAAGAAACGAAAGAGAATAAAGCTTTGTTAAATAGACTTAATAAAGCTATAAGTAAAAAATAAAATAGGAGATTTGTAATGAAAAAGTTATATGTAGTTATACCTTGTTACAATGAAGAAGAGGTATTAAACGAGACTGCAAAAAGATTAGAAGTTAAAATGAATTCTATGATAGAAGAAGATTTAATTTCAAAAGATAGCCGTGTTGTCTTAGTGAACGATGGTTCAAAAGACAGAACATGGGAAATGATAGAAGAACTTCATGAAAAAAATCCGTTATTTAGTGGTATTAATTTAAGTAGAAATAGAGGACACCAAAATGCACTTTTAGCAGGACTTATGACTGTTAAAGATCACTGTGATGTAAGTATTTCTATGGATGCTGATTTACAAGATGATATTAATGCTATGGATGAAATGATGAAGAAATATCTAGCGGGTGCTGATGTAGTTTATGGTGTTCGTTCTGCAAGAACTACGGATACATTCTTTAAACGTTTCACAGCCGAAGCATTCTATAAAGTAATGGAAAAACTGGGAGCAAATACAGTGTTTAACCATGCTGACTATCGTTTAATGAGTAAACGTGCGTTAGAAGGATTAGCTCAGTTTAAAGAAGTAAACTTATTCTTACGTGGTATTGTTCCTATGATAGGATATCCAAGCGATATTGTTACATATAAACGTGCAGAAAGATTTGCTGGAGAAAGTAAATATCCATTATCTAAGATGTTAGCATTTGCTTTCGAAGGAATTACTTCTTTATCTGTAAAGTTAATTAGATTTATCACTGTAGGCGGAGCATTAATGATATTTATTGCTGCGATAGTATTTTTCTACACATTGTATAGTTATTTTGCAGGAGTTGCAAGACCAGGATGGTCAAGTTTAATGATATCAATGTGGTTTATCGGTGGAATGATTATGATTTCACTAGGTATTGTGGGTGAATACGTAGGTAAAATCTACTTAGAAACAAAAGGACGCCCAAGATTTATTGTTGAAAAATTCTTAAACGAAGAGAAAAACGAAGAGGAATAATTGACAATGAACAAGGAAATATTAAATAAATTTTCTAACTTTTTAGTAAAAGTTATAGCTGTAATTTTCATGGTACTTATGGGGATAAACTCTTTATTAGTATTAACAAAAACAGCGATATTTCCTAAAGATTATCAAGAAACTTTATATTATGAAAATGTCAGTGCTATACTAAATATTATGTTCCTTATAATATTTAGTATAGTTATCTTAATATTAGCGAGATATTTGAAAAAAATAATAAATGTTCAAAGATTAGTATTGATAGTTATGATTTATGCCTTTATTATTAGTATCTTGTTTGCAATATTGAGAAGAGACTATGTTCAGTTTGATCCATTTAACGTAATAGATCAAGCTAATAATTTCATAAGGGAAAACTACAGTGGTCTTGATAAAGGAAATAATTATTTATACATATATTCACATCAAATTACAACAGTATTTTTATTCCAAATTATACTGTCATTATTTGGTAGAGCAACATTTATTCTATATATAATGCAAAGTTTTTCAATAAGTTTTATTATCTTTATGTTATATAAAATAGCTAATATAATGTTTGATGATGAGGATACGAATTATCTAGTTGTAATTCTTAGTGGTCTATGTTTTCCGTTAATATTCTATGTTGCATTTGTATACGGATTATTACCGGGTATGTTTTTAACATTACTGGCTTACTATTACTTTATAAAGTATACTAAACATAAAAAATGGTATATGTTAGTAATAAGTGCTATTAGCATTAATGTTGCGATACTATTTATAGGTAATAATATAATACATATGTTAGCTATATTCTCGGCAGCAGTTATTTATCTTATTAGAATTAGAGATAAAAAAGTGATTGCGTTTATGGTCAGCTGTCTGTTTTTAATGAGTGCCTCTAAGAGTTTAATCTACAACTATTATGAAGTGAAAAGTCAAAAGACCATTGCTGACGGTGTCCCAAAAATTACATGGATAGCTATGGGAATGCAAGAAGGAGATCGTGAAGCAGGTTGGTGGAATAGATTTAACTATGATATTATGCCAGAAGAAGATTATGATACAAATCGTATAACCGAAATCTCTAAGGATTCTATAAAACAAAGAGCAGAAGTGTTTAAGAAAAACCCAAGATATGCTGTAGATTTTTATCAAAGAAAATATGAAAATCAATTTTTAGAACCAACATTCCAGAGTTTATTGGTAACTGCACCACAAAGGAATTTTGATAATGAAACTAAGTTAGAAAAAGTAAAAGACTTTTTTATAAAACAAATTTACTTTGATGAAACTCATCACGTACTTACTTTTATTATGAAGGTATTTCAAGTATTTGTGTATATATTTTCTGTAGTATTTGCAGTAAATGTTTATAAGAAGAAAAAAGAAATATTAACTATAATTCCTGTAGCCTTCATTGGTGGAACGTTATTCCATATGATATGGGAAGCGAAAAGTAGATATGTATTTCCGTACTTTGTATTTTTAATTCCACTTGCTGCATATGGATTAATAATTGTAAGAAATAAAATAACTGAATATAGAAAAAATAAAGAGGAAAAAAATGAAAAAGGTAATATATAAAGCTTTTATCATAACGTTATTAGGATTAACAGTATCTGCTCCTGTGATAAAGGCTAACGATGGCTATGTACCCTTTGGAGAAAAGAAATTTACAGAAATTGAAAATAGTGAAAAAATAGAGTTCGATGACCTAAATCTTAAAGAGGCTTTAATAGAATACTATAAGTTTCATATTAATAAAGACTTTAAAGGTGAGGAAATAACTGTAGGTATGATGGAGCAATTTACAAGTCTATCATTACCTTGGAAAAACATTTTTTCTCTAAAAGGTTTAGAATACGCTGTTAACTTAAAAAGTCTAAACTTATCTAATAACTTTATTGAAGATATTACACCATTAGAAAAGTTAGTTGAATTAGAAGATTTAAATCTTACAAACAATAAAATAAAAGATCCAAAGAGTTTAGCTAAATTAACAAAGTTAAGGCAATTAGTGCTTAGAAAAAATTTAATGAATAATTTAGATTTTCTAAATGACCTAAAAGTAGAATCATTAGATATTTCGATGAACAGTGTTTTAAAAGATTATATTCCGAATAATTTAAAACTAGAAAATCTAAGAAGTCTAAATCTTTCAGGTATAGGTTTAGATAATATATCATTTTTAAAAAATGCAGGGAAACTTGAGCGTTTAGTTGCTGAAGAAAATGCTATTAAAGACTTAACTCCATTAGCTGAATTGAAGACTTTAAGAACTTTATATTTAGATAGAAATAATATTAGCGACATTACAGCGCTTAAAGATTTGGTTAGTTTAGAAGAACTACTATTATATAAAAATAATATCGAGAATGTAGATGCGTTAAAAGATAAAAAATATCTATATCGACTAATGTTAAATGATAATCTAGGTTTAAAAAATATAGATGCATTAAAAGATGTACCAAATATTTCTAGCATAGATATATCTAATACTTCGGTAACCGATATTTCAGCATTAAAGGATGCTAAGTATCTATATTATATCGCTTTGAAAGATACAAAAATTAGTGACGATGATATAACTGCATTTGAGAAAAGTAATCTAGAAGTTAAAAAATCTAATAACATTGATAAAAAGATAGAAATAGTAAAAACAGAAGCTGCGAAATATTTTAGTATTAAAAATTATATTTTTATGGTATTAATGCTAATTTTTACTTTTAGTGGTATTAGAAGTTACTGGAGAAAAAATAAATAAAATGCAAAAGATAGATGAGTTTCCCCTTGAAATTCATCTATCTTTGTGCTAGAATTACATTAATGAAATAAATCAACATATACTTAGGACAAGATATATATTTAACTTATTTAAGAGAGGGTATGGTGCTGAAAATACCTATAAGCAATATATGTTACTACCTAGCAATAGTATTAACATAGTTAGTGAGCTTTATTCACAAAGAGGAAGTACATTTACTTCGAATTTGGGTGGTACCACGAAAATATTCGTCCCTTCTTTAGTTTTGGCTAGAGAAGGGATTTTTTAATTTTTGAGTAAGTTAGACTAAGTATATAAAAAAGAAGGAGACCTTAATATGGCTAAATTAGTTTTTCCAGATGGAAATGTAAGAGAATATGATAATAAAACACCATTAGAAATCGCTGAAAGTATTAGTGTAAGTCTTAAGAAAAAAGTGATTTCTGCAAAATTAGATGAGGATTATATCGAAGTTAACAAACCAATAACAAAAGATGGTCACTTAAAACTTATCGTTGCAGATGATGAAGATAAAGATAGTTTATATGTATTACGTCACACTTGTGCACACGTATTAGCGCAAGCATTAAGAAGATTATATGGTAAAGATGTACACTTCGGTGTTGGTCCAGCTATTGATGGTGGATTCTACTATGACTTTGATGCTGAATATAAAGTATCAGAAGAAGACTTTAAAGCAATCGAAAAAGAAGTTAAGAAAATTATTAGCGAAAACTATGCAATTGAAGGTCGCGAAGTAAGTAAAGAAGAAGCTTTAGAAATCTTTAAAGAAGATCCATATAAAGTAGAATTAATTAATGACCTTCCAGCTGATGAAGTTATTACAGTTTACACACAAGGAGACTTCACTGACCTTTGTCGTGGTGGACACCTAAGTGCAACTTCAAAAATTAAAGAATTTAAATTATTATCTGTAGCTGGTGCATACTGGAGAGGTAATAGTGATAATAAAATGTTACAACGTATCTACGGAACAGCTTATTTCACTAAAGAACATTTAGAACAACACTTAGTACGTCTACAAGAAGCACGTGAACGTGATCACAGAAAACTAGGTAAAGAATTAGGAATCTTCACTACAAGTCAAAAAGTTGGTGCTGGATTACCATTATGGTTACCAAATGGTGCTACTATCCGTCGTACTATCGAAAGATATATCGTTGATAAAGAAGTAGAGTTAGGATATGACCACGTTTATACTCCAATTATGGGATCTAAAGATCTATATATTACAAGTGGACACTGGGAGCACTACCAAGAAGACATGTTCCCACCAATGGAGATGGATCACGAAACAATGGTACTTCGTCCTATGAACTGTCCTCACCATATGATGGTTTATAAAAATGAACGTCACTCATACCGTGAACTTCCAATCCGTATCGCAGAGCTTGGAATGATGCACCGTTATGAAGCAAGTGGTGCAGTAAGTGGATTACAACGTGTTCGTGGTATGACTCTAAACGATGCTCACATTTTCGTACGTCCAGATCAACTTAAAGATGAATTTAAACTTACTGTAGGACTTATCGAAGAAGCATATAAAGATTTAGGTATTAAAAACTTTAGCTACCGTCTATCATACAGAGATCCAGAAAACACTGAGAAATACTTCGATGATGATGCAATGTGGAACAATGCTCAACAAATGTTGAAAGAAACTGCTGACGAGTTAGGATTAGACTATGTTGAAGCTGAAGGTGAAGCTGCATTCTACGGACCGAAACTTGACGTTCAAGTAGAAACAGCAATCGGAAAACAAGAAACATTATCTACAATTCAATTAGACTTCTTATTACCAGAGAGATTCGAATTAGAATATATTGGTGAAGATGGAAAAGCTCACCGTCCAGTAGTTATCCACCGTGGTATCGTATCAACAATGGAAAGAATGGTTGCCTTCTTATTAGAAGAGTACAAAGGAGATTTACCAACATGGTTATCACCAAACCAAGTACGTATTATCCCAGTAAACAATGACTACCACTATGATTATTCTAAAGAAATCATGCAAGAACTTAAAAAAGCTGGTGTTAAAGTAGCTATCGATGATAGAGATGAAAAACTAGGATATAAAATCCGTGAAGCAGCAAGCAAAAAAATTCCATATACTTTAGTAATTGGAGATAAAGAAGTAGAAAACAGAAATGTTAATGTTAGAACATTTGGTTCATTAAACCAAAAAGAAGAAAGCTTTGCTGAATTTAAAGAAAATATCTTAAGAGAAATCAACGAAAGATTAATCGAGAAAAATGCATAGTAAAATAGGGAGTGACTCAAAAATCGTGATTTCGGAGAAATCAATTTTGTCGAGTCAACCCCGCACAGTTTATTGGATATCTAAAAAGCTTTTATAAAGCGATTTAAGATATCAATAAACCACTGCGTCTATGGTTTTTCATATGAACTTTGTAAAATTTTAGAATTTTTGGGTAAGCTCATAATCATAATAAGGAGAGATATAATGTTAACTCAATTAACAAAAAATGTAAAAAAAGGTCAAGTTAGAGTAAAAATTAAAACTACTCACGGAGATATGACTTTCAAACTATTTGAAAAAGATATTCCAAAAGCAGTAGAAAACTTTTTAACTCATGCAAAAAATGGTTACTATAAAGGTATTATTTTCCACCGTGTAATTAAAGATTTTATGATTCAAGGTGGAGACCCAACTGGTACAGGTATGGGAGGAGAATCAATTTGGGGACGTAGTTTCGAAGATGAATTCTCAATGGATTACTTCCACTTCTACGGTGCGTTAAGTATGGCGAATGCTGGACCAAACACAAATGGAAGTCAATTCTTTATCGTTCAAAATTCTCACGTAGATGCTAGAACTTTACAAGCACTTGAACAAGGCGGTTGGCCACAAGAAGCTGTTGAAGGATATGCTAAACTAGGGGGAACTCCTCATTTAGATCACCGTCACACAGTATTTGGACACCTAATCGCTGGTGCAAAAACTTTAGAAGCTATTGCAGCTGTAAAAACTGGAGCTCAAGATAAACCAGTTGAAGAAGTTGTAATCCTTGATATAGAAGTTAAATAAATATAAGAAAACAAGATTAATAAGAGATTAATCTTGTTTTTTATATATTTATGAAGAAATAATAATTATATAATTTTAGAATTTAGAGTATAAGATAATTTAAGAAATAAAAGAAAAGCATTATTAAGAATAAAATATTATTAGTTAATTTAAAATTCACTTTAAAATAAATTAAAAAAAAATAGAAAAAAACACTTTCAAATTGACTATTCATGTGATATAATTATGAAAGTTTGAATATAAAAAAAGGAGAAGAAGAATGGCAGAAAAAACAAGAGTAAAACCAATTCTAGATGTTCATGAAAAGCCTAACTTAGCTCTATGGGTAACGTTAAGCTTACAACACTTATTCGCAATGTTTGGAGCGACGGTGTTAGTACCAATTTTAACAGGATTGCCAGCAAGTACTGCTTTAACGACATCAGGTATTGGAACACTTACGTATTTATTAATAACTAGAGGTAAAATTCCTGCGTATTTAGGATCTTCATTTGCCTTCATTAATCCAATTATTGTGCTTTCAACTACTCACAGTGTTGAAACAGCAATGCTTGGTGCATTTTTAGCCAGCTTAGTTTATGGTGTTGTAGCAATGTTAATTTACAAATTTGGTGTAAATTGGTTACTTAAACTTTTACCACCAGTTGTAGTTGGACCAATTATCATTGTAATTGGACTTGGAATTGCTCCTACAGCAATCAATATGGCGATGTATAAAACAGTAGACGGAGCTAAAGTTTATGACTTAAAATACTTCTTAGTAGCTCTTATCACATTAGCAGCAACAATCTTTTGTTGTGTTGCTTTAAGAGGATTTGCGAAACAAATTCCAGTATTATTAGGAATTGTGTTTGGATATATAGTAGCTGTATTTGCAGGACTGGTAGATTTCAAACCAGTTATCGATGCTCCTTGGTTTAGCTTACCGAAGTTTACTATTCCATTTGTAACATATGCACCAGAGTGGAATGTTGCAGCATTAGCAATGGTACCTATTGCTATAGTAACTATTAACGAACACATTGGTCACCAAATGGTATTATCTGAAGTAGTAGGAAGAAACTTCTTAAAAGATCCAGGACTACACCGTTCGATTTTAGCTGATGGAACAGCGATGATGTTTGCATCACTTTTAGGTGGACCACCAAGTACAACATATGGTGAAAATATTGGGGTTCTTGCTATTACACGTATCTTCTCTGTATTCGTATTAGGAGGAGCAGCTGTATTCGCACTTATCTTAAGTTTTGTAGGTAAGTTCTCAGCTCTAATCTCTACGATTCCATCACCAGTTATGGGTGGTGTATCGATCTTA
Protein-coding sequences here:
- a CDS encoding solute carrier family 23 protein, producing the protein MAEKTRVKPILDVHEKPNLALWVTLSLQHLFAMFGATVLVPILTGLPASTALTTSGIGTLTYLLITRGKIPAYLGSSFAFINPIIVLSTTHSVETAMLGAFLASLVYGVVAMLIYKFGVNWLLKLLPPVVVGPIIIVIGLGIAPTAINMAMYKTVDGAKVYDLKYFLVALITLAATIFCCVALRGFAKQIPVLLGIVFGYIVAVFAGLVDFKPVIDAPWFSLPKFTIPFVTYAPEWNVAALAMVPIAIVTINEHIGHQMVLSEVVGRNFLKDPGLHRSILADGTAMMFASLLGGPPSTTYGENIGVLAITRIFSVFVLGGAAVFALILSFVGKFSALISTIPSPVMGGVSILLFGIIASSGLRMLVDEKVDLSINRNLVISSVIIVLGVGGAMLKFESINFELPAMALAAISGVLLNAFLPKEDKK
- the thrS gene encoding threonine--tRNA ligase; the protein is MAKLVFPDGNVREYDNKTPLEIAESISVSLKKKVISAKLDEDYIEVNKPITKDGHLKLIVADDEDKDSLYVLRHTCAHVLAQALRRLYGKDVHFGVGPAIDGGFYYDFDAEYKVSEEDFKAIEKEVKKIISENYAIEGREVSKEEALEIFKEDPYKVELINDLPADEVITVYTQGDFTDLCRGGHLSATSKIKEFKLLSVAGAYWRGNSDNKMLQRIYGTAYFTKEHLEQHLVRLQEARERDHRKLGKELGIFTTSQKVGAGLPLWLPNGATIRRTIERYIVDKEVELGYDHVYTPIMGSKDLYITSGHWEHYQEDMFPPMEMDHETMVLRPMNCPHHMMVYKNERHSYRELPIRIAELGMMHRYEASGAVSGLQRVRGMTLNDAHIFVRPDQLKDEFKLTVGLIEEAYKDLGIKNFSYRLSYRDPENTEKYFDDDAMWNNAQQMLKETADELGLDYVEAEGEAAFYGPKLDVQVETAIGKQETLSTIQLDFLLPERFELEYIGEDGKAHRPVVIHRGIVSTMERMVAFLLEEYKGDLPTWLSPNQVRIIPVNNDYHYDYSKEIMQELKKAGVKVAIDDRDEKLGYKIREAASKKIPYTLVIGDKEVENRNVNVRTFGSLNQKEESFAEFKENILREINERLIEKNA
- a CDS encoding peptidylprolyl isomerase yields the protein MLTQLTKNVKKGQVRVKIKTTHGDMTFKLFEKDIPKAVENFLTHAKNGYYKGIIFHRVIKDFMIQGGDPTGTGMGGESIWGRSFEDEFSMDYFHFYGALSMANAGPNTNGSQFFIVQNSHVDARTLQALEQGGWPQEAVEGYAKLGGTPHLDHRHTVFGHLIAGAKTLEAIAAVKTGAQDKPVEEVVILDIEVK